From one Elusimicrobiota bacterium genomic stretch:
- a CDS encoding gliding motility-associated C-terminal domain-containing protein translates to LTLSAGTYYFTAINLSGNAVVKIDSENGSVGIFVTGKVMVDGTAKLNPDNDKYALALYCHNVTDNKILVNGTICGTIYAPKYDLVMDGNGMITGNACIASAVLNGKASVVGPVVTPPEADAAGSRFGMMTNDAAALEAEIANLNFKLGEKIITPNHDGRNDNATFSGITRYLSIRLMQGREENVDVTICDLSGRVVRRISNPSGWDGTDDNGQPVANGVYIYQFRANGKLVTGSVVVAK, encoded by the coding sequence TGCTAACGCTATCTGCGGGAACATACTACTTTACCGCGATAAACCTCTCTGGTAACGCTGTAGTAAAGATAGACAGCGAAAACGGTAGTGTTGGAATATTTGTCACAGGCAAGGTTATGGTTGACGGCACTGCGAAACTCAACCCTGACAATGACAAGTACGCACTTGCGTTGTACTGCCATAACGTTACGGACAACAAAATATTGGTCAACGGCACAATTTGCGGGACAATATACGCTCCGAAATACGACCTTGTGATGGACGGCAACGGTATGATTACGGGTAATGCGTGTATCGCTTCTGCGGTACTCAACGGCAAGGCAAGCGTAGTTGGGCCGGTAGTAACCCCGCCGGAAGCAGATGCTGCAGGTTCACGGTTTGGTATGATGACAAACGATGCTGCAGCGTTGGAAGCAGAAATCGCGAACCTCAACTTTAAGCTTGGCGAAAAAATTATCACACCCAACCATGACGGGAGAAACGATAATGCAACCTTCAGCGGGATAACACGGTACTTAAGTATACGGTTAATGCAAGGTCGGGAAGAAAACGTTGACGTAACAATCTGTGACCTCTCGGGTAGAGTGGTACGGCGGATATCCAACCCATCAGGCTGGGACGGTACTGACGACAACGGCCAACCCGTCGCTAACGGCGTATACATTTACCAGTTCCGCGCGAACGGCAAACTGGTCACCGGCAGTGTTGTTGTGGCGAAGTAA